The sequence GAGCTTCTTCTGAATTTATGAGTTCTCTTTTTCGAACCTGTCTTGTAACCATAGGTGTTTTCTGTGGCTTACTATCTTTCATATTGAAACGTTCAAGACATTTCTCTATGTACTCTGATTGTGacagttttaatattttctgatCTCTGTCTCTGGTTATTTTCAtgtctaaaaataatttaggttCTCCTAAGTCTTTCATCTGAAAGGTAgaacataatttttcttttatctgttTTAGTTTCGTCTGATTGTTGCCTGCTAGAATGATGTCGTCTACATATAGCAGTAATACTACCATCTGATTTTGTAATCTCCATGTGAACAGACATGGTTCATATATGTCCTTTTCTAGTCCAAGTTCCAAAGCAACTTCTGAGAAGCGTTTGTTCCATCGCTTGGGACTTATTCTGAGGCCATACAAGGATTTTTGGAGTTtacatactttatttttcttaatggaTGGGTCTATTTGTATACCATCTGGTATTTCCATGAATATGTCGTCTTCAAGCGTTCCATTCAGAAATGCTGTCTTGACGTCCATCTGATAAGCAGTtaaatttaacttattaatGATTGCAAAAGTCGCTCTAACGATTGGCAATCTTGAGACTGGTGCGTAAGTTTCTCTGAGTTCATATTCTTTTCTATCCTTGAATCCTCTGATAACTAATCTTCCTTTGTAAGTCGTCTGACCGTCTTCTGAGATTTTCCTTTTGAATACCCATTTGGAATCAATGATGTGTGCCTTTTTGCCATCTTTGTCTAGAGAGGGTCTGTCTACTATTGTCCACACATTATTGTCTTCCATAGACTTTAACTCTTGTTTTATTGCTTCTGACCATTTATGTTTGTCGTCTGATTCAATAGCTTCTTTATGACTGACAGGATCTCTGTTCATTCgtgctataaaaatatgtccAATTTCATCTTCTTCTGAGTGTGTATCTCTGGTTTCTCCAGTTGGAGTAGATACTTGGTATTTTCTACTTCGACTACTGCTTCTCTGAGATGTGTCCAAGTTCGTCTGTTTGTCTTGGCTTTTCTTTCTAGACAAGGTCGCTTTTCTGGTTCAGGTTTCTTAGCCTTTGAATCTTCTGAATTTTTGTcatctgcttttctcttctgatttttctctttctctgatttTGAATCTTTTGGTATATCTGGTTGTGTTTTGACAACATCTGTTGATATTTCTAGTGtctctgatttttctcttagGTCAGTTTTATACACATCCCTATACACcagtttttcattaaatctcacGTGTCTGGATGTAATGAATCTCTGAGATTCAGAGTGCCACAAAACATAACCAGTTTGAGAATATCCAAACATGATTGTACGGATTGCTCTGTCTGAAAACTTGTTCGTCGCATTCGGTATTTTGGCATAGGCCAAACATCCGAAACGTCTGATTTTGTCTAGATGCATGTTTCCATTTGGAACCATTTTCTTGATTGGTATCTCTGAATCGATTCCTTTGTGTGGAGTTCTATTATAGATATGGACCGCCACTTCCAAAGCTAGTATCCACATGCTCTTGGGTAGACCAGAGTCTATCATGAGCGCTCTGATTTTCCACTGTGTggttttgttaaacctttcaGCGGTTCCATTATGTTGTGGAGTGTAAGGAGGTGCGAACTCTCCttcaattttctccttttccatAACTTCTGAAAATTTACCTCCAGTAAATTCAGTGCCATTGTCCGTTCGGATGAAAcacactttttcttctttgcccAGTAAATTTCTTGTAGTTACCAagaatttttctaagcaaTCTCCAGCTTCACTTTTGTGTTTAGTAGAGTATGCTTTGGCAAATCTGGTGTAATCATCTATAAATcctattatgaatttattttccccAGGATACGAGACTGGTTTAATTGGTCCcattgtgtctgtgtgtatccTTTCTAATGGCCTTGTTGCTCTGACTCTGACTTCTGAGAACGACaggttttccatttttgctaGGACGCAAACTTCGCAGTCTGTAATGGACTTGTCGAATTTTACCTTTCTGAGTTTATCTTCTGACTTTTGTAGCAATAGTAAATATTGCAGAGAAGCGTGACCTAATTTGATATGCCACAGCATTCCTTCGTTCAGCTTCTTTTCTTGTCTATCTGATTTGTTGTTCACATTGTTTTGTAGATATTTCAGCATTTCGTCTGACGAGTCGTCTATGTTTAGGATTTTCCTGTTCAGAATTTGTTCATCTAAGTTTGTATCACAAACTTCTCTCTGACTAGATGAATTTGATTCTTGTACAGTTCGTTCTTGCTGCTTCTCCCTCCCAATCTCAGTCGGATTCATCTGAGTTCCCTCTGATGCGTTAGTTTCATCTGAGTCGTTTTGATCCTCAAGATCCTTGATATCTGACTGAGATTGCTGCAAGAACTCGTCTACCGAGACTATGTTAGCCGTGCATGAATACTTATCGTAGACTTCTTGTTGCTCATCTGATTGTTCATGTTTTGCTACGTTTAAAGAAATTATCCAGTTTGGCTTTTCATACGTCCCAGCTAAATACTCTTCGTCTGAATTTTTATCGTagattttaagtattttattatccaaATAAATACTCAAACCTACGTCTGCAAAACGTCTGAGAGAGATCAGATtgtctgaaatatttttggcagaaattacatttgtcaaaattattttgttattctcatttgattctgattttaaaattaaatctcctTTGCCGTCTATAGAGATGTttgcagatttatttttatttgcacttCTGATATATTCGCCTGAACTTTTTCTGAAGTTACTTAAaattatgctcttatttactaTATGCTCTGTTGCGCCAGAGTCCGCAATAAGTACTAGTTTTGTAggtgttttattaattatatgtgTGTTGTTACCTGTTAGCATCGCTTTGACCTTGTAtcccttcttctgatttcgGCCTGGTGTTTGTATATCGACCTTGCGTTTGAAAGATCCCCTTCTTACATTATTTCCACTACCTCTGACATTATTATAACCACCCCTTCCTCTGTTACCTCTACCTCTGAAGTTATTACTGTTGTGTTTGTgttgtgtgtttgtgttgttatatgtataagaTTTTACATACCCATCTTTGAGATTGTCCTTATTTGGACAATTATCCCCTTTGTGTGGAGCTACAGCCTGGCAATAAAAGCAGTACCATAGATTGTATTCTTTAAGAGGACAAAAGGCTGCTCTGTGTCCCACCTTATTGCAGCGATAACACTTGTCTGTGATTATCGCCTGTTTAGCTGCAATTTTTTGCCTGTCGTCTGAAGGCTGACCGTCTGATTTGCGTCTGTCTGATTCCAGCTGTAGTATCAAAGTTTTTATGTCATCAAGGCTCATCTCTGATAGGGCAATAGATCGTCTGAGTTCATTACAAGCTCTGCTGAGGTCGCCTAATGCGCTTGTTCCGTCTGATAAGTTTGTTGAATTGATATTGTTACTAAACTCTGTCTCACTTATGTCTCTGAGTGTGGAACTGGCAGGGTGGATAATTACCTCTGAAGTTAATTTTCCTATTTGTTCTGTGAGTTTCTGTATGACGGTGTTTAGGTTGTCAATATTTTCCTTCATATCGAGTATGGCTACTGTTTGATCTCTGATTATTTCAGCATGATTGTCGAGTATATCGGAGTGTCTCTCGAGAGCATTCTCCAGATTATCCATTCTCCACTCCATTTGTGAGTCAGTAGGTTGAGACTTTCCCTCCATATCTCTTTTTGGGGGTGTACCCGGGGGTGTATACCCTTCTATATCTGAATctgtattataaacaatttctcTGATTagcattcaatttttatttattatttgaactcTGAATTTTAGGCCTAacttctgattctgaattaattgtttatattctgatttaaaaacactttgtaCCTTGGTGGATATACAAATGATCGTCCACTTGATTTTCGTTGCCTTCGTTGGCCACCTCTTTCTCATTTGATGGTAATGGGTCTGAAAGACTCCAATCAGACATAACGCTTCTGATGTTCTTTTCCTCTGAAATAAAGTTAGAATGCTCACTCTGACAGTTTTCTTTGATTTCTGCCAAGTTAGACCGCACTGCAAGTCAAACCAAGCTTGAAAATCAAGCACTATCACCGTGCCTCCCGGACGCCACACACGTGCTCCCTCCCAGTCTAAGTAAATGAACGCAATTCACTTAATAATTTGCGAGGGGGCGATCGCACACGCGTATGTCGTCCAAGAAATCACGAAAGAAAGTGTAATTatcttttgataattttaaattttatagaaattcaaattcactgCACCGCcgtttcattgaaatttctatcaaggcgtgtttttaaaatttattcgagTGCATCTGAACACTAATAAgccaacaaaaaaattgaagctttttgatttactcGAATAACTCTGACATTCTGAATAGGAGTGAGAACGATATAActggaattatttttctctgattttatttattacatatatacaccGATAGCCAATCTAATCCGTTACGTCTGATTCTGATTAGAccatatattttgaaactcaaaaaggagaaaaaaaatttacgagaaaaatccgtgcgtgtaaaatttgttttgattccgagagagagagagagagagagagagagagagagagagagagagagagagagagagagagagagagagaaagagagcacaACAAACCGTGCGCTCGACTCTGACAGCGTCGCTAGTCGCGGCTCACCTCCCCCCGATTCCCGGAATCGGCTCGTGCAGGCTTTTGCCGGCGAGCTCTCGTGCGTTTCGTTGTCGCGCACTTTTGTCTCGTGTTAAGACTTTTGATTTTCTATAACCTTCTGATCTATTCTGTAATTATTAAGACACCGCACTGTCTTTTCCTACTATTCTTTACGCAACTCTCATTTTTCTTGTCGATGCGGTAACACAACACACTCCCGAAACCgatcaaaaattaaactttctttTGCTATATCTGATTACTACTCTGAATACACCTTACAAAAGCTTGTACTTACGTTTTCTTCTGAAATTTGTCCTCTAGACCTCTGATACGTCTGATTTATTTTCCTCTgaacaaagataaaaataaaaacttctgAGTCGTCTTCTTCTCGGTTCTTCCTCTATTCCAGCGAGCTGGCCCACAACCTGTTAGATTAATCCTAGTTGGATGGTTGGTGAGGAGAACTCGTAATTAAACAAGGCtctaatattctgttataactctcttcattttcttcttatatatataactcgggcgacggagctgttgcttcgagagcggtcggcaggagagtgagtactttgcagagcacgcgtgaatacctagcgctgcccgcatggtggcgctagattagccctgtagtctactatagacggcaagcggcgcgaagactcgccaacacttgaaaatggaacgagaaaaagaagcaCTGCGTAAAAGAAAGCTTACATTAAGAGTACAAATATTAATGACTGTAatgcgaaaaagaaaaaattaaagagaaAACAACAAAGATCAGggaaattgcaaaaaataaaaagctatAGTAATAATCCCAATACAAAATTAGAATTGTTGAGTCAATTAGATGCCCATTAAACGAAATGATATattagataaaaatatatataataaagctTCTTGTAATGAAGTTGCGATGGTATTTGTAGGAAATGATGGTTTATCTCCTGCAGAACGTGACATTGTTATATATTCAAGAAATTAAGTTCCTATTAGTATTCCGCTAATAAGTAAATACACTGGCCCTATGACATATCCACTTATATATCCAAACAAAAGATATAAATGGATGCCCAATATGAAGATTGAACAGCAATTATAATATTTCGAAATtgcaattttataattatagacTTTCTGCaagaaataaattttccatatgTTAATTTGCGTACAATTTCTCAACAGCTCATCAATTTCTCAATAATTGATGCATTTGTAAAAGTTGAAAGTTCaagattatattttataagaaaaaattaaaatgtttgaaGAAGCAATTTATATAAGGGTGTAATGGATTATttacatagaaaaaaaaaagaatccgaaaaaacaaaaatagaaaaaatgtttattttaccATCAAATTTTACTGAGTGctagatttttaaaagaaaattatattcattaaATGACTATCTATCTaaaatttagaaaagtatgaaactGCAGTTGATACACCAGATATTGTTGTTAAagtatttcaataaaaagttaACGAATGTTTCTGGGTGTTCTCCTCGTATGAATAAAGATACAAAAAACCGCTGCTAATTCTTTGGCACATAGCTTCCTCTAACTAAATATATCGttccaatagataaaatattgttcaaatatacagtatattaataatttttaaaatactttcaatgttaattattttactaaaggagcacccgtcacaatatcGAATCATATAACtctcataaaaaaatttaaaccccaatattttaaataccatagggtcCTCATAATCTCATAAAATCAagaattttctcaaaacattctaaactttagttagcgagtAATAAGGTATAACAAGAATTTTTGTAACaggtaattttcagttatacagggtatacagggtgagagacaaagaatttcaaTCTTAATACCTTTTAAACTAATCGGAttcataagctgcaaaaagaacttAGCCGAGGTAAGCAAAAGATCTATCTTTTCTTgaaatttcaacttaattaaagTCTTTTTACTCCCGGAATTGTACGACATCGAAAAcctattttttttagttttcgatttttagctcaaAAACTAGTCGCCAAAATGGCTTAAAGTTTTTACAGCAAATATATATTATCGTTTATTATtgtcatcatttttttcaaattgtttGACAATGTAGTTTTGGAgatataacgttttttttaaatcacctttCTAATCATAACAATTGAACGGAACGGTCATTCTAAAAAATCTTGAGGGAAAAAGTAGGCCATTTTACACTCTTttagatacactattgttgAAGATATCGTATGAATCATACCATCCAAAAAAgcaaaactattttttcaaaactcgaaaaatggctataagatggccataaaatggtcagaatcagaaaaaatatatgcgcgttaaattttattacgatcagTCACGTGGTTCTAGAATCATAAtcgtatacgcacacacacacacaccagtAGAGTGGGGCAGCCAAAGGATAAACAGAAGAGAACGAGCGCTATTGGAAGCATTCGCCTTCCATGACTTGGTCTTAGTTAACCAGGGATAttcttacacatttcaaagAGGAGATGCAGGGTCCATCATAGATCTCTCGTTTGTTATCAGCTACCTACTAAATACAGCTGTCTGGATCTGCGAATGATAAGGTCGAACAGGTAATAGGAAATATTACGCGAGTCTGCGACGCAACGATGCCGAAGAGGGATCCCAATAATAGACGAACGCCAGCGTACTGGTGGAATAAAGAAATTGACACTGCCCGCAGCAAGTGTCATCGAACCAGAAGACGGGAACAGCAGGCTCggaagaaatactacaagactggtcGAAGTAGAGAAATAGTAGACGCCCTAAACAAAGAAATGAACGATGCTAAACGGATACTCAAGAACAAAATCTGAGAAAATAAACTACAGTGCCTTaaagagttacaggacgaggttgaGCTGGATCCCTGGGGGCAACCGTACCAAGTAttaatgaagaagataaagggaGGTTATATTCCCCCTTCTAAGAGCCCGAAATTGCTGGACCGTATTGTGACCACACTGTTTCCCCTTcaactggaagtaacagctatCCCTCAAGCGGAGGCAAATGGCGAAATCATTCCAACAATCACCACATAGGAATTACCggctgcatgcaaaagaattgggaacaacaaggctccaggCCTGGATAGCACGCCCCGATGTCTTTGTGGACCTGTACAATTTATGTCTCGAAGAATGGACGTTTCCTAAAAACTGGAAGAAGCAATGCCTGGTACTACTaccaaaaggagataagccacCTTGTTACGACCTAACCGATTCGTGAATGCATGAGTTTGAATGACGAACGCATGTGCGCCCTTTTTCTAGGCCCAAAACACTATTACGGTTGTCATTTTGAACTACGCCGTAGTTCTAGTCATCCTGCGCTAGTCTGTTTTACGACGGCATGCTCGCGCGTATTTTGTCAAtctattttaatcgatttgaaAATCACTATTCATTACTAAATAGTTTATCGATCCCCAATACTAGTTTTATGAATAGCTCTGAATATAGTTTAATAGACTTAAATAACCAAAACGAATACTATTCTTgcaatatcatttaattgttattttatcaGTATATATAAATCTGTTTGAATGGTACTTTAttagtaaaatattaaatctacCCCAAACTACCTTAAAGGATTAGCTTTTAATGTTactttaatcgattaaaacgATCACAACAATAATCAtgcttttaatatttatttgtaattttgtcaACAAACTTGACTCTTTCTGAATGGTAATTTATGAGTATAATATTGAATCGATCCTAATCTTTGTTTTTTAAGGATTGGTTTTAATAGTACTTTCATTGATTcgaataataacaataataatcatttttctaaTATGGTTTGTTcgtgattttatcaataaatttgaatCGATTCACAAGGTAATAAttcgtttatataatatttaatcgaTCTCGATACTTTTTTAGGGTTAGATTCAATTATACTTCAATCGATTTAAATAATCTAAAAAAGAATTCCTgctaaaaatattgatttaatCCACGTTTCAAATTATCGGTGTACATTAGTCTCAATCGCAAtctaaatatcaaaataaaaatattttatcgacttttatgcgatgattattttaatgcagttCAACTGGGattctttcaataaatatgaatCAACTTATTAGTCGATATTAAATCggtttaattttacaaataattttgataacaGTTTAAGTGACcttaatgatcaaagtttTGTAATATCCCTTACGAAAAAAACCTTTATATTTCGATTAGtatcgattaaatttattgcGAAACTAGTCGATTTTAATCGACTCTATGTTTCTTAATATAACCGCTTGGTGTCACTTCAAATGTTCATACTCGCAAGTGACAAGATTTCTTCTCCGTTACTATATAAGAAAGGTCAAATGCAGAAAAAGGTAGAATAGATTTATTAACTACAATCGATTTGAattgaaactttattaaaatcgattgaTTAAACGACACATGATTAAACAATATTCATGTCAATTCAAATCGGTTAACATCGCGATATACACATCAGTAAAAACGATTGCATAGTTGAATACAGTACGATTGAATAATATCAATATTctagatataaaaaatcattaaaaccGTTTTTCTAGTGAACACAGATACATTGGTTCAGATTTAAATAAGCATTGAATCGATTATGTGAATATCCTATCGAATACTTATAATACTGTATTCTAATCAGGTTTaatcgatattattttatcgttttaaatcgattttaatGCCATCAATTACACACGCAGCAGCCTGAATATAATCGCTTTCAAATGTAAAACGCAGGATTAAGATATAGACTCGGAATCGattcatttttgtttatcgatttcaatcgcatatttttagcagggatgGGAAATGAGTGCTAATGGCGAATAACGATCaatcaataatattaattaattaattaaatttaattgatGATTAATTTAAggtttttcttaattattatcaatagtatttttatattatttttaatagcattacaaattttatttggtttGTTTTGCATTTTAGCATAATTATATAgcataatcttttttttcttatatggCTTAGTTCTTGTTTTTGAATTCTAGTGCAAGCATTTTAAGTAATAACTATAATTTCATTTGCAGATTAAACATGTTATACTGttcatttatttgaatataaaacaatatctgaatttttaacttatgatatgttttaattatttgaatacTTTAATAACGAattcttataatttattttaaatactcgATCATTGCAAATAAATGCATTGCATCTAGATTTGTGGAAGTAGTTATCGACTCAAATAGTGtgattttctttaaaatattatgtcAATAAAACAATGaattgaacaataattattctttttaatAACAAGGAATGTCTATATGTATTCATGTATTTACATAAAGAGCCGAAATCTACTT is a genomic window of Nasonia vitripennis strain AsymCx chromosome 5 unlocalized genomic scaffold, Nvit_psr_1.1 chr5_random0002, whole genome shotgun sequence containing:
- the LOC116417801 gene encoding uncharacterized protein LOC116417801 isoform X2, with product MSDWSLSDPLPSNEKEVANEGNENQVDDHLYIHQDSDIEGYTPPGTPPKRDMEGKSQPTDSQMEWRMDNLENALERHSDILDNHAEIIRDQTVAILDMKENIDNLNTVIQKLTEQIGKLTSEVIIHPASSTLRDISETEFSNNINSTNLSDGTSALGDLSRACNELRRSIALSEMSLDDIKTLILQLESDRRKSDGQPSDDRQKIAAKQAIITDKCYRCNKAVAPHKGDNCPNKDNLKDGYRKPRRN
- the LOC116417801 gene encoding uncharacterized protein LOC116417801 isoform X1 codes for the protein MSDWSLSDPLPSNEKEVANEGNENQVDDHLYIHQDSDIEGYTPPGTPPKRDMEGKSQPTDSQMEWRMDNLENALERHSDILDNHAEIIRDQTVAILDMKENIDNLNTVIQKLTEQIGKLTSEVIIHPASSTLRDISETEFSNNINSTNLSDGTSALGDLSRACNELRRSIALSEMSLDDIKTLILQLESDRRKSDGQPSDDRQKIAAKQAIITDKCYRCNKVGHRAAFCPLKEYNLWYCFYCQAVAPHKGDNCPNKDNLKDGYRKPRRN
- the LOC116417801 gene encoding uncharacterized protein LOC116417801 isoform X3 → MSDWSLSDPLPSNEKEVANEGNENQVDDHLYIHQDSDIEGYTPPGTPPKRDMEGKSQPTDSQMEWRMDNLENALERHSDILDNHAEIIRDQTVAILDMKENIDNLNTVIQKLTEQIGKLTSELESDRRKSDGQPSDDRQKIAAKQAIITDKCYRCNKVGHRAAFCPLKEYNLWYCFYCQAVAPHKGDNCPNKDNLKDGYRKPRRN